From the genome of Bubalus bubalis isolate 160015118507 breed Murrah chromosome 2, NDDB_SH_1, whole genome shotgun sequence, one region includes:
- the TMEM37 gene encoding voltage-dependent calcium channel gamma-like subunit — MTALGVQAQRLLGQRRPHRSFFESFTRTLIILCTSLAVVLSSISICDGEWLLADDRLFGLWRFCTASNQTELHCLRDLSQTWVASGMVVARIVATLAVVVAIFGLEFLIVSQVCEDSLAWRKWAMGSTLLLISFILSFGGLLSFLVLLRSQVTLLGLTLMFWSNFTASFLLFLNGISGLHINSITHINNSRHPWGLPTKV; from the exons ATGACAGCCCTCGGCGTTCAG GCACAGAGGCTGCTGGGCCAAAGGAGGCCCCACCGGTCCTTCTTTGAGTCCTTCACCCGAACCCTCATCATCCTGTGTACGTCCCTGGCTGTGGTCCTCTCCTCCATCTCCATCTGCGATGGCGAATGGCTCCTGGCAGATGACCGCCTCTTCGGACTGTGGCGCTTCTGCACTGCCTCCAACCAGACGGAGTTGCACTGCCTCCGAGACCTGAGTCAGACCTGGGTGGCCTCGGGCATGGTTGTGGCCCGCATCGTGGCCACCTTGGCTGTGGTGGTCGCCATCTTTGGCCTGGAGTTTCTCATAGTGTCCCAGGTGTGCGAGGACTCCCTCGCTTGGCGGAAGTGGGCTATGGGCTCCACCCTCCTACTCATCTCATTCATTCTCTCCTTTGGGGGCCTCCTGAGCTTCCTGGTccttctcaggagccaggtcacGCTCTTGGGCCTCACCCTGATGTTCTGGAGCAACTTCacagcttccttccttctcttcctgaatGGTATCAGTGGCCTGCACATCAACAGCATCACCCACATCAACAACAGCAGGCATCCCTGGGGCCTGCCTACAAAAGTTTAG